One genomic window of Halolamina sediminis includes the following:
- a CDS encoding alpha/beta hydrolase yields the protein MTDLPTVGGDGPHAGQPILTAGAPKAAAEAALVLLHGRGARPGTVLDLADELGRSGVAHIAPEAYHNTWYPHAATDERELNQPHLDSALRAVHDAIDLAHDAGVPGGKVVVLGFSQGACLAAEYVYRNPRRYGGLAALSGCLMGPENTTVPDDEERGLDGTPALFGCDEDDPHIPASRVRESADAYRECGSDVTTRLYEGLGHQVNEDEMDWIRDTLDDLLG from the coding sequence ATGACTGATCTCCCGACCGTCGGCGGCGACGGCCCCCACGCGGGCCAGCCGATCCTGACCGCCGGCGCGCCGAAGGCCGCGGCCGAGGCGGCGCTGGTCCTGCTCCACGGTCGCGGCGCCCGTCCGGGCACCGTGCTCGATCTCGCCGACGAGCTCGGCCGCTCTGGTGTGGCCCACATCGCGCCGGAAGCGTACCACAACACCTGGTACCCCCACGCCGCCACGGACGAGCGCGAACTGAATCAGCCACACCTCGACTCGGCACTTCGCGCGGTCCACGACGCGATCGACCTGGCGCACGACGCCGGCGTCCCGGGGGGGAAGGTGGTCGTGCTCGGGTTCTCTCAAGGCGCCTGCCTCGCCGCCGAGTACGTCTACCGGAACCCACGGCGCTACGGCGGACTGGCAGCACTCAGTGGCTGCCTGATGGGCCCCGAAAACACGACGGTGCCCGACGATGAGGAGAGAGGCCTCGACGGAACGCCCGCCCTCTTCGGCTGCGACGAGGACGATCCGCACATTCCCGCGTCACGGGTCCGGGAGTCCGCCGACGCCTACCGGGAGTGCGGTTCCGACGTGACGACACGGCTCTACGAGGGGCTGGGTCACCAAGTGAACGAGGACGAGATGGACTGGATCCGGGACACCCTCGACGACCTGCTCGGCTGA
- a CDS encoding Rieske (2Fe-2S) protein has protein sequence MSERTRIAAVDAVPARGSYLFSVEDAFTNEREAILVPCEDESGVEAWLNNCPHEDQRFDRGDGAAIRDGEIICPKHGSLFDACEGDCGNGPAAGSSLRPIEIAVEDGDVFLVDDGYTYLKDGGLDDDEGPSSTSHLSF, from the coding sequence ATGTCCGAGCGAACACGGATCGCGGCGGTCGACGCCGTGCCGGCGCGTGGCTCCTACCTGTTCAGCGTCGAGGACGCCTTCACCAACGAGCGGGAGGCGATCCTCGTCCCCTGCGAGGACGAGTCCGGCGTCGAGGCGTGGCTCAACAACTGCCCCCACGAGGACCAGCGGTTCGACCGCGGCGACGGCGCGGCGATACGCGACGGCGAGATCATCTGCCCGAAACACGGCTCGCTGTTCGACGCCTGCGAGGGCGACTGCGGCAACGGTCCGGCAGCGGGCTCGTCGCTCCGCCCGATCGAGATCGCCGTCGAGGACGGCGACGTGTTCCTCGTCGACGACGGCTACACCTACCTCAAGGACGGCGGGCTCGACGACGACGAGGGACCGAGTTCGACCTCGCATCTCTCCTTTTGA
- a CDS encoding aldehyde dehydrogenase family protein has product MSTEFTIDADWASQYIDGEFVPSESGETIDVEDPSTRQVVTEVPAGVEADVDAAYEAAAEAQESWADQPPARRAEVIQNLLGLLEEYEEEITSLLTHEVGGSPAMGQTSIQIASDHAGEAATLPRRMKGETAESNIPGKENRLYREPKGVVTVISPWNFPLNLSMRAVAPAIAAGNSVVLKPSTNSPITGGLLFAKLLEEAGLPEGVLNVVVGKGSEIGDRVASHPESDVVAFTGSTEIGRHVAGLAGENLAVPAMELGGNNAHVVTGDADLDRAIDGAVFGSFVHQGQVCISINRHIVHESVYDEYVERLTERAEALPVGSAHEPDTVVGPIIDESQRDEMLDYVERTVDAGATLETGGETVELDGVDDSLVVAPTVLSDVTMEMAAACNEHFGPIAPVIPFSTVEEAIDLANDTEYGLSGSVHAGDLGVAEEIAHGMETGNVHINDQPINDEAHVPFSGIGASGVGGYNSDAFLDEVTETKWISVQTEPRDYPF; this is encoded by the coding sequence ATGAGCACAGAGTTCACTATCGACGCCGACTGGGCCAGCCAGTACATCGACGGCGAGTTCGTCCCGAGCGAGAGCGGCGAGACCATCGACGTCGAGGACCCCTCGACTCGGCAGGTCGTCACCGAAGTCCCCGCAGGCGTCGAGGCCGACGTGGACGCCGCCTACGAGGCCGCTGCAGAGGCGCAGGAGTCCTGGGCCGACCAGCCGCCCGCACGGCGCGCGGAAGTGATCCAGAACCTCCTCGGACTGCTGGAGGAGTACGAGGAGGAGATCACGTCGCTGCTGACCCACGAGGTCGGCGGCTCGCCCGCGATGGGGCAGACCTCGATCCAGATCGCCAGCGACCACGCCGGCGAGGCGGCGACGCTCCCCCGGCGGATGAAGGGCGAAACCGCCGAGTCGAACATCCCGGGCAAGGAGAACCGCCTCTACCGCGAGCCCAAGGGCGTGGTGACGGTGATCTCGCCGTGGAACTTCCCGCTGAACCTCTCGATGCGGGCGGTCGCGCCCGCGATCGCCGCCGGCAACAGCGTCGTCCTCAAGCCCTCGACCAACTCCCCGATCACGGGCGGCCTGCTGTTCGCGAAGTTGTTGGAGGAAGCCGGCCTCCCCGAGGGCGTGCTGAACGTCGTCGTCGGCAAGGGCAGCGAGATCGGCGACCGCGTCGCCAGTCACCCCGAGAGCGACGTGGTCGCGTTCACTGGCTCGACGGAGATCGGCCGCCACGTCGCCGGCCTCGCGGGCGAGAACCTCGCGGTGCCGGCGATGGAGTTGGGCGGCAACAACGCCCACGTCGTCACGGGCGACGCCGACCTCGACCGTGCGATCGACGGCGCGGTGTTCGGCAGCTTCGTGCACCAGGGGCAGGTATGTATCTCGATCAACCGCCACATCGTCCACGAGAGCGTCTACGACGAGTACGTCGAGCGCCTGACCGAGCGCGCCGAGGCGCTGCCGGTGGGGAGTGCACACGAGCCCGACACCGTGGTCGGCCCGATCATCGACGAGTCCCAGCGCGACGAGATGCTCGACTACGTCGAGCGGACCGTCGACGCCGGCGCGACGCTCGAGACCGGCGGCGAGACGGTCGAACTGGACGGTGTCGACGACTCGCTCGTCGTCGCGCCGACGGTGCTCTCTGACGTGACCATGGAGATGGCCGCCGCGTGTAACGAGCACTTCGGTCCGATCGCGCCCGTGATCCCGTTCTCGACCGTCGAGGAGGCGATCGACCTCGCGAACGACACCGAGTACGGCCTCTCGGGCTCGGTCCACGCCGGCGACCTCGGGGTCGCCGAGGAGATCGCCCACGGGATGGAGACCGGCAACGTCCACATCAACGACCAGCCGATCAACGACGAAGCACACGTTCCCTTCAGCGGGATCGGCGCCTCCGGCGTCGGCGGCTACAACAGCGACGCGTTCCTCGACGAGGTGACCGAGACGAAGTGGATCTCGGTCCAGACGGAGCCCCGCGACTACCCGTTCTGA
- a CDS encoding carbohydrate kinase family protein, with the protein MADSADPSPEVVAVGAATVDRFYDVTNLPDPDGGAFAREATERFGGVGANVATGLARLGRDTALIGRLGTDDLGDRVLVDLEAGPVSTALIRRGAGTTTHCVILRDDAGERMIVTAGDSTVRLRLDDDDRAAIRAADTVFVTAYAPDPVTAEIVEIAREDGGPALAFDLSGPLEELRGRGTEPSTIDRVVETAELFVTAEVAAESYLDCPAEAAVGALRDRGCSRGAVTFGTEGATLFYGEATTEIPAFDVDATDTTGAGDAFTAALTERWLLGDADPERAGRFAAAAAATNCRAAGARGGLPDRDAILAFLSDRGI; encoded by the coding sequence ATGGCCGACTCAGCCGACCCCTCGCCCGAGGTCGTGGCCGTCGGGGCCGCGACCGTCGATCGGTTCTACGACGTGACGAACCTCCCCGACCCGGACGGCGGCGCGTTCGCCCGCGAGGCCACCGAGCGCTTCGGCGGCGTCGGCGCCAACGTCGCGACCGGCCTCGCGCGGCTCGGCCGCGACACCGCCCTGATCGGACGGCTCGGGACCGACGACCTCGGCGACCGCGTGCTCGTGGACCTGGAGGCCGGGCCGGTCTCGACCGCGCTGATCCGGCGCGGCGCCGGCACGACGACCCACTGCGTGATCCTCCGCGACGACGCCGGCGAACGCATGATCGTGACCGCGGGCGACTCGACGGTTCGACTCCGACTGGACGACGACGATCGCGCCGCGATCCGGGCCGCCGACACGGTGTTCGTCACCGCGTACGCGCCCGACCCCGTCACCGCAGAGATCGTCGAGATCGCTCGCGAGGACGGCGGGCCTGCGCTCGCGTTCGACCTTTCCGGGCCCCTCGAAGAGCTCCGGGGGCGCGGCACCGAGCCCTCGACGATCGACCGCGTGGTCGAGACCGCAGAGCTGTTCGTTACGGCAGAAGTGGCCGCTGAGTCGTACCTCGACTGCCCCGCGGAGGCGGCCGTCGGCGCGCTCCGCGATCGGGGCTGTTCGCGCGGCGCGGTTACGTTCGGCACCGAGGGCGCGACGCTGTTCTACGGCGAGGCGACGACCGAGATCCCGGCGTTCGACGTCGACGCGACGGACACGACCGGTGCCGGCGACGCGTTCACGGCGGCGCTGACCGAGCGCTGGCTGCTCGGCGACGCCGACCCCGAGCGGGCGGGACGGTTCGCGGCGGCTGCGGCGGCGACGAACTGCCGCGCCGCGGGGGCTCGCGGCGGGCTGCCCGACCGTGACGCGATTCTGGCGTTCCTGAGCGATCGGGGCATCTGA
- a CDS encoding VOC family protein, with translation MSEREPELDTLAPDGNAETTAPDTPGIHHVSVVSGDPHGTLTFYRDVLGLRLVKRTVNHDEPAVHHLYFGDGAGTTGTTFTAFPYPLDAGGRRGAGQPSETAFAVPEGSLDGWQDRLADRGVAVDGPSERFDEPVLTFTDPDGLDLALVESESAGVLGTDERAVDPWDETVPTDHAIRGVHSVTLRSNSPYVTGRVLELFGFGLVGQAGDRVRYVAGADGVESEGLDADTTDLARDPTPGTVIDLYAREESWGKEGAGTGHHVALRVPDRTALEAWRDRLIDAGLSPSPSRDRYYFDSVYVRDLGGVLFELATDGPGLTRDEPTDELGTDLRLPPWLQEDEAMLREQLPPLDEPVQFDADPERRDATDD, from the coding sequence GTGAGCGAGCGGGAACCCGAACTCGACACGCTGGCGCCCGACGGCAACGCCGAGACGACCGCCCCGGACACGCCCGGCATCCACCACGTCTCCGTCGTCAGCGGCGATCCGCACGGGACGCTGACGTTCTACCGCGACGTGCTCGGACTGCGCCTCGTCAAGCGCACCGTCAACCACGACGAGCCCGCGGTCCACCACCTCTACTTCGGCGACGGAGCAGGGACGACGGGAACGACGTTCACGGCGTTCCCCTACCCCCTCGACGCCGGGGGGCGCCGCGGTGCCGGGCAGCCGAGCGAGACGGCGTTTGCGGTCCCCGAGGGGAGCCTCGACGGCTGGCAGGACCGGCTCGCCGACCGCGGCGTCGCCGTCGACGGCCCCAGCGAACGCTTCGACGAACCGGTCCTCACCTTCACCGACCCGGACGGCCTCGACCTCGCGTTGGTCGAGAGCGAGTCCGCCGGCGTCCTCGGAACCGACGAACGCGCCGTCGATCCGTGGGACGAGACGGTTCCGACTGATCACGCCATCCGGGGCGTTCACTCGGTCACGCTACGCTCGAACAGCCCCTACGTCACCGGGCGCGTGCTGGAGCTGTTCGGGTTCGGCCTCGTCGGGCAGGCGGGCGACCGCGTTCGCTACGTCGCCGGGGCCGACGGCGTCGAGTCGGAAGGGCTGGACGCCGACACGACCGACCTCGCCCGAGATCCGACACCCGGCACCGTGATCGACCTCTACGCCCGCGAGGAGTCGTGGGGGAAGGAGGGCGCCGGGACGGGCCACCACGTCGCGCTCCGCGTGCCCGACCGCACCGCGCTCGAGGCGTGGCGCGACCGACTGATCGACGCTGGGCTTTCCCCGTCGCCGTCCCGGGACCGCTACTACTTCGACTCGGTGTACGTCCGCGACCTCGGCGGCGTGTTGTTCGAACTCGCGACCGACGGCCCCGGGCTCACGCGCGACGAGCCGACCGACGAACTCGGGACCGACCTCCGCCTGCCGCCGTGGCTGCAGGAGGACGAGGCGATGCTCCGCGAGCAGCTCCCGCCGCTCGACGAGCCGGTACAGTTCGACGCCGATCCGGAGCGCCGGGATGCGACGGATGACTGA
- a CDS encoding pirin family protein: protein MSFDQTVNAPIPGETVRHGTGVNSNRAFPTDGYPHNLDPFVLFERFYIEPDDGFPTHPHRGFEIVSYMLDGGMEHGDSLGVTHTAYPGDAMRITTGGGIEHSEMPADGAGCNGLQLWVNLPREKKEIEADYADADAEELPTEEVDGATITTVVGEGSPLSLHTPMEYYDVRVDGTWEWSTPDGWSGFLYGVAGEGTVDGEAFGTGDVLPATEAGGVTVEGEFRLVAVAGEPHDEPINQRGPFVL from the coding sequence ATGTCTTTCGACCAAACGGTAAACGCCCCGATACCGGGCGAGACGGTCCGGCACGGAACGGGCGTGAACTCCAATCGCGCGTTCCCCACCGACGGCTACCCCCACAACCTCGACCCATTCGTGCTGTTCGAGCGGTTCTACATCGAGCCCGACGACGGGTTCCCGACCCACCCCCACAGGGGGTTCGAGATCGTCTCCTACATGCTCGACGGCGGGATGGAGCACGGCGACTCGCTGGGCGTGACCCACACCGCCTACCCGGGCGACGCGATGCGGATCACCACCGGCGGCGGGATCGAACACTCCGAGATGCCCGCCGACGGCGCGGGCTGTAACGGCCTCCAGCTCTGGGTGAACCTCCCCCGGGAGAAGAAGGAGATCGAGGCCGACTACGCGGACGCGGATGCGGAAGAACTCCCGACCGAGGAGGTCGACGGCGCGACGATCACGACCGTCGTCGGCGAGGGCTCGCCGCTCTCGCTGCACACGCCGATGGAGTACTACGACGTGCGCGTCGACGGCACGTGGGAGTGGAGCACGCCCGACGGCTGGTCGGGGTTCCTCTACGGCGTCGCCGGCGAAGGGACCGTCGACGGCGAGGCGTTCGGGACGGGCGACGTGCTGCCCGCGACAGAGGCCGGCGGTGTCACCGTCGAAGGTGAGTTCCGCCTCGTCGCCGTCGCGGGCGAGCCCCACGACGAGCCGATCAATCAGCGCGGCCCGTTCGTGCTCTGA
- a CDS encoding DUF5789 family protein: MADDKQGRDKQAADEERRQRERALRTELERYDEAEPPVDDAELDEIEAELDTLSFPATAAEIVDTVGERRVTAGQETYAVQELLPEAEVETFEAPAVVRSRIQRPTLAAAMKRIVEASETIPNVEYSASQRDAYEKTIRALQAVDTLDEDEGVRTITDWIVDRIEEKGKLPGSRDVRRQGAKITRESGYEVRNDEWLGI; the protein is encoded by the coding sequence ATGGCAGACGACAAGCAAGGCCGAGACAAGCAGGCCGCCGACGAGGAGCGACGACAGCGCGAGCGCGCACTTCGAACCGAACTGGAGCGATACGACGAGGCGGAGCCGCCCGTCGACGACGCCGAGCTCGACGAGATCGAGGCCGAGCTCGACACGCTCTCCTTCCCCGCGACCGCCGCCGAGATTGTCGACACTGTCGGCGAGCGTCGAGTCACTGCGGGGCAGGAGACGTACGCGGTACAGGAGCTGCTCCCGGAGGCGGAGGTCGAGACGTTCGAGGCGCCCGCGGTCGTCCGGAGCAGGATCCAGCGGCCGACGCTCGCGGCGGCGATGAAGCGCATCGTCGAAGCCAGCGAGACGATCCCGAACGTGGAGTACTCGGCGAGCCAGCGCGACGCCTACGAGAAGACGATCCGCGCGCTGCAGGCGGTCGACACGCTCGACGAGGACGAGGGCGTCCGTACGATCACCGACTGGATCGTCGACCGGATCGAGGAGAAGGGGAAGCTCCCCGGCTCGCGGGACGTACGCCGGCAGGGCGCGAAGATCACCCGGGAGAGCGGGTACGAGGTTCGGAACGACGAGTGGCTGGGGATCTGA
- a CDS encoding DUF3592 domain-containing protein codes for MSDDGISVRVGGREIDPIRGGLLALLLGLAVTGYGAYDYQQQQQALEDAVTVDATVVETGVETRSESSSPGAEYEPTVTFEYRYDGENYTSHSVFPSATTPNYDTRSAAVSVLDGYEAGDTATAYVDPDTPGEAFLLDKRSRGPVIAVAIGGVVALLGVSSLFTGLRS; via the coding sequence ATGAGCGACGACGGGATCAGCGTCCGCGTGGGCGGGCGGGAGATCGACCCGATCCGTGGCGGCCTGCTGGCACTCCTCTTGGGGCTCGCGGTCACGGGGTACGGTGCCTACGACTATCAGCAGCAACAGCAGGCGCTCGAAGACGCCGTCACGGTCGACGCAACGGTCGTGGAGACTGGGGTCGAGACGAGAAGCGAGAGCAGCAGCCCCGGCGCGGAGTACGAGCCGACGGTGACGTTCGAGTACCGCTACGACGGGGAGAACTACACGAGTCACAGCGTGTTCCCCTCCGCCACCACCCCGAACTACGACACACGCTCGGCGGCCGTGTCGGTGCTCGACGGCTACGAGGCCGGCGACACTGCCACCGCCTACGTCGATCCCGACACCCCGGGAGAGGCGTTCCTCCTCGACAAGCGCTCACGGGGACCGGTGATCGCGGTGGCGATCGGCGGCGTGGTGGCGCTTCTGGGGGTCAGTTCCCTGTTCACCGGGCTCCGGTCGTAG
- the ilvA gene encoding threonine ammonia-lyase gives MTVSLDDVRAARERLADAEGIRETPVMHNQTLSERVGADAWLKLEQFQKTGSFKPRGAYNRISEVAERGEADRVVAASAGNHAQGVAYAATARGLDSLVFMPETAPQAKIDATEGYGATVELRGETFAEAMAAAQDRADEPGTAFVHAYDDPAVIAGQGTLGLELLEQVPDLDTVVVPIGGGGLISGVATAMQAADRDVRVVGVQAEDAATAPESLRKGEPVENENPDTIADGIATGSLSQRTFEIIQKRVDEVVTVSDTEIASATLWLLERTKQLTEGAAAASVAPLLSETIEVDGTVAPLLCGGNIDIATLQDVLTRALVDRRQFVTLRVRIDDQPGVLGELASLIGEHDTNIRSVRHDRSEEGLPVGEADLVMRLTTPSEAAIQGIIRDIEDAGYRVRDLVPS, from the coding sequence GTGACGGTCTCGCTCGACGACGTGCGCGCGGCCCGCGAGCGCCTCGCCGACGCCGAGGGGATCCGCGAGACGCCGGTGATGCACAACCAGACGCTCAGCGAGCGCGTCGGCGCCGACGCGTGGCTCAAGCTGGAGCAGTTCCAGAAGACGGGCTCGTTCAAACCCCGCGGGGCGTACAACCGGATCAGCGAGGTTGCCGAGCGCGGCGAGGCCGATCGAGTCGTCGCCGCGAGCGCGGGCAACCACGCACAGGGGGTCGCGTACGCCGCGACCGCGCGGGGGCTCGACTCGCTGGTGTTCATGCCCGAGACGGCGCCGCAGGCCAAGATCGACGCCACCGAAGGATACGGCGCGACGGTCGAACTCCGCGGGGAGACGTTCGCGGAGGCGATGGCCGCGGCTCAGGATCGCGCGGACGAGCCGGGGACCGCGTTCGTGCACGCCTACGACGACCCCGCGGTGATCGCCGGGCAGGGGACGCTCGGCCTCGAACTGCTGGAGCAGGTGCCCGACCTCGACACCGTCGTCGTCCCGATCGGCGGCGGCGGGCTGATCTCCGGCGTCGCGACGGCAATGCAGGCCGCCGACCGCGACGTTCGCGTCGTCGGCGTGCAGGCCGAGGACGCCGCGACGGCGCCGGAGAGCCTGCGGAAAGGCGAGCCCGTCGAGAACGAGAACCCCGACACGATCGCCGACGGGATCGCGACGGGCAGCCTCTCTCAGCGAACCTTCGAGATCATCCAGAAGCGCGTCGACGAGGTGGTGACGGTCTCGGACACCGAGATCGCCTCCGCGACGCTGTGGCTGCTCGAACGGACCAAGCAGCTCACCGAGGGGGCGGCCGCGGCCTCGGTCGCGCCGCTGCTCTCGGAGACGATCGAGGTCGACGGCACCGTCGCCCCGCTGCTCTGCGGTGGCAACATCGACATCGCGACGCTGCAGGACGTGCTGACCCGCGCGCTGGTCGACCGCCGGCAGTTCGTCACGCTCCGGGTCCGGATCGACGACCAGCCGGGCGTGCTCGGCGAGCTCGCGTCGCTGATCGGCGAGCACGACACCAACATCCGTAGCGTGCGCCACGACCGGTCCGAGGAGGGGCTCCCGGTTGGCGAGGCGGACCTCGTCATGCGGCTGACGACGCCCAGCGAGGCGGCCATTCAGGGAATTATCCGGGACATCGAGGACGCGGGCTACCGCGTCCGGGATCTCGTCCCCTCGTAG
- the sod gene encoding superoxide dismutase, translating to MTDYELPPLPYEYDALEPSISEQVLTWHHDTHHQGYVNGWNSAEETLEENRENGEFGSSPGAIGDVTHNGSGHILHDLFWQSMSPEGGDAPSGALADRIAEDFGSYDAWKGEFEAAAGAAGGWALLVYDSYSNQLRNVVVDKHDQGALWGSHPILALDVWEHSYYYDYGPARGDFVDAFFEVVDWEEPSARYEQAVELFE from the coding sequence ATGACGGATTACGAACTGCCGCCGCTGCCGTACGAGTACGATGCACTGGAACCGTCGATCTCCGAGCAGGTGCTGACGTGGCATCACGACACGCACCATCAGGGGTACGTCAACGGCTGGAACAGCGCCGAGGAGACCCTCGAAGAGAACCGCGAGAACGGCGAGTTCGGTTCTTCCCCCGGCGCTATCGGCGACGTGACGCACAACGGGTCGGGCCACATTCTCCACGACCTGTTCTGGCAGTCGATGAGCCCCGAGGGCGGCGACGCGCCGTCTGGGGCGCTCGCCGACCGCATCGCGGAGGACTTCGGCTCCTACGACGCCTGGAAGGGCGAGTTCGAGGCCGCAGCCGGCGCCGCCGGCGGCTGGGCCCTGCTCGTCTACGACTCCTACAGCAACCAGCTGCGCAACGTCGTGGTGGACAAGCACGACCAGGGCGCCCTCTGGGGATCGCACCCGATTCTGGCGCTGGACGTTTGGGAGCACTCCTACTACTACGACTACGGTCCCGCCCGCGGCGACTTCGTGGACGCGTTCTTCGAGGTCGTCGACTGGGAAGAGCCGTCGGCCCGCTACGAGCAGGCCGTCGAACTGTTCGAGTAA
- a CDS encoding VOC family protein has product MSDAPTQADESDIPVTAEKPDSPVGVTGVDHITLIGSNEEDTVAYYRDILGMPLVLRQPNLDNPEATHLFFDAGDGRIITFFVSDRDSDNRPQRVGQGGVHHLAFSVDGERLAEIAEGLEDAGYGYNEFDRGAFHSLYTRDHNGLTIELAADKFKIPDDRRGEVLAHAQAHRVDDGDEYVKDEHMRAALEELDIPIEEIEIPTTASSGTGGL; this is encoded by the coding sequence ATGTCCGACGCACCCACCCAAGCCGACGAGAGCGACATCCCCGTCACCGCCGAGAAACCCGACAGCCCCGTCGGGGTCACCGGCGTCGACCACATCACGCTGATCGGGAGCAACGAGGAAGACACCGTCGCGTACTACCGGGACATCCTCGGCATGCCCCTAGTGCTGCGCCAGCCGAACCTCGACAACCCCGAGGCGACCCACCTATTCTTCGACGCCGGCGACGGCCGGATCATCACGTTCTTCGTGAGCGATCGGGACTCCGACAACCGCCCGCAGCGCGTCGGCCAGGGCGGGGTCCACCACCTCGCGTTCAGCGTCGACGGCGAGCGCCTCGCGGAGATCGCCGAGGGGCTGGAGGACGCGGGCTACGGCTACAACGAGTTCGACCGCGGCGCGTTCCACTCGCTGTACACCCGTGACCACAACGGGCTCACGATCGAGCTCGCCGCCGACAAGTTCAAGATCCCCGACGACCGCCGAGGGGAAGTGCTGGCCCACGCGCAGGCCCACCGCGTCGACGACGGCGACGAGTACGTGAAAGACGAGCACATGCGCGCCGCGCTGGAGGAGCTCGACATCCCGATCGAGGAGATCGAGATCCCCACGACGGCGTCCTCCGGGACGGGGGGACTGTGA